In the Oncorhynchus keta strain PuntledgeMale-10-30-2019 chromosome 14, Oket_V2, whole genome shotgun sequence genome, one interval contains:
- the LOC118393840 gene encoding alpha-parvin-like, translating to MASSPQKSPSSPKSPTPKSPPSRKKDDSFLGKLGGTLARRKKAKEVSELQEEGMNAINLPLSPIPFELDPEDTMLEENEVRTMVDPNSRNDPKLQELMKVLIDWINDVLVGERIIVKDLAEDLYDGQVLQKLFEKLEGERLNVAEVTQSEIAQKQKLQTVLERINDTLKVSIRNIKWTIDSVHAKSIVAILHLLVALSQHCRAPIRLPDHVSIQVVVVQKREGILQSRQVQEEITGNTEALSGRHERDAFDTLFDHAPDKLNVVKKTLITFVNKHLNKLNLEVSELDTQFADGVYLVLLMGLLEGYFVPLFNFFLTPEHFDQKVHNVAFSFELMQDGSLEKPKPRAEDIVNCDLKSTLRVLYNLFTKYRNVE from the exons ATGGCTTCTTCGCCACAGAAATCACCTTCTTCTCCCAAATCTCCGACTCCAAAATCACCACCTTCAAGAAAAAAAGATGACTCTTTCCTCGGAAAACTTGGGGGAACTTTGGCCAGAAGAAAAAAGGCAAAAGAAG TGTCTGAGCTCCAGGAGGAGGGCATGAATGCCATCAACCTGCCACTCAGCCCCATCCCCTTTGAGCTGGACCCAGAGGACACCATGCTGG aGGAGAATGAGGTCCGCACCATGGTTGACCCTAACTCCAGGAATGACCCCAAACTACAAGAACTGATGAAG GTACTCATAGACTGGATCAATGATGTGCTGGTGGGGGAGAGAATCATTGTCAAAGACCTGGCTGAGGACCTCTACGATGGGCAGGTTCTGCAGAAACTCTTTG AGAAGCTGGAGGGTGAGCGGCTGAATGTGGCTGAGGTGACCCAGTCTGAGATAGCCCAGAAGCAGAAGTTGCAGACAGTTCTGGAGAGGATAAACGACACTCTGAAGGTCTCAATCAGAAACATCAAATGGACCATTGACT CTGTCCATGCTAAAAGCATCGTGGCCATTCTCCATTTATTGGTGGCGCTGTCTCAGCACTGCCGCGCCCCCATCCGCCTACCTGATCATGTGTCCATTCAAGTTGTGGTTGTACAG AAACGGGAGGGGATCCTGCAGTCTCGCCAGGTTCAGGAAGAGATCACAGGGAACACGGA GGCTCTATCAGGAAGACATG AGCGAGATGCATTTGACACTTTGTTTGACCATGCACCAGACAAGCTGAATGTGGTGAAAAAG ACTCTGATCACCTTTGTGAACAAGCACTTGAACAAGTTGAACCTGGAGGTGTCTGAATTGGACACACAG TTTGCTGATGGTGTGTACCTGGTGTTACTGATGGGACTGCTTGAGGGCTACTTTGTTCCTCTCTTCAACTTCTTCCTAACGCCAGAGCATTTTGACCAAAAG GTGCACAATGTGGCTTTCTCCTTTGAGCTGATGCAAGATGGCAGCCTGGAGAAACCCAAGCCACGGGCAGAGG ATATTGTGAACTGTGACCTGAAGTCTACTCTGAGGGTACTCTACAACCTCTTCACCAAATACAGAAATGTGGAATAA